From the Leptidea sinapis chromosome 42, ilLepSina1.1, whole genome shotgun sequence genome, one window contains:
- the LOC126976764 gene encoding heat shock factor protein isoform X1: protein MRSVVEIGASVPAFLGKLWKLVNDSETNHLISWSSSGKTFVIKTQAEFARELLPLYYKHNNMASFIRQLNMYGFHKITSVENGGLRYEKDEIEFSHPCFMRGHAYLLEHIKRKIANPKSIVASSESGEKILLKPEIMNKVLADVKQMKGKQESLDAKFGAMKQENEALWREVAILRQKHIKQQQIVNNLIQFLMSLVQPTRASNSNGNNVGVKRPYQLMINNAAHNNKNDAYPGRIKNIKIDKDSILDDINEDYLEDGPTIHELVHDDIGQNDVSEDPLEPTEFVNVDFSSPPIIINHVGSNTLPTQYHVTMEDGEDAECGQSIIGQVVNNVTPISPGTSKVKAKLNGTKNVSNTKNLSSSNSYMKPTADYKLPADIFASDDSVSDTGLGVSENIDGLNEALLNEADPVVSTSKDKMLGGIDIKVERINDSVHRNSGKKAKKAKENTTHINLADIKTELQDDFDWNNMTLATVNNMNRLQSVYKRDNNTQNREENSSLLGTNSNKNDIDDHLDTMQTDLDSIRDLLRSDSYSLDSNTLLGNGDTSFQPSMSISPTFYQQLQNGNLFTSDDPFYGLSYSASEERPKPTNAMKLKGEISDVSGFENRVQSPSPEDDATEGNELISYSGNIPDLEDISIPDLDGDNSQDGCLSDVDSSTLNTPHVQLRSPVFMLKK, encoded by the exons ATGCGCTCTGTCGTTGAAATAGGGGCTAGTGTCCCTGCTTTTCTGGGGAAATTATGgaagctggtgaatgattcAGAAACCAATCACCTGATATCTTGGAGTTCT AGTGGAAAAACATTTGTTATTAAAACACAAGCTGAGTTTGCCAGAGAGCTATTACCcctttattataaacataacaatatgGCCAGTTTTATTAGGCAATTGAACATGTATGGATTTCACAAGATAACTTCTGTTGAAAATGGAGGACTCAGGTATGAAAAGGACGAAATTGAATTCTCCCATCCCTGCTTTATGAGGGGACATGCCTACCTGTTAGAACATATTAAAAGAAAGATTGCAAATCCAAAATCCATAGTGGCCAGCAGTGAGAGTGGTGAGAAAATCCTCTTAAAACCCGAGATTATGAATAAAGTTCTGGCAGACGTGAAACAAATGAAGGGCAAGCAGGAGAGCTTAGATGCCAAGTTTGGTGCAATGAAACAAGAGAATGAGGCGCTGTGGAGGGAGGTGGCTATTCTTAgacaaaaacatattaaacaaCAACAAATTGTGAACAat tTGATACAATTCTTGATGTCTCTTGTACAACCAACTAGAGCTTCGAACTCAAATGGTAACAATGTTGGAGTTAAGAGACCATACCAATTAATGATAAATAATGCagcacataataataaaaatgatgcaTACCCGGgcagaattaaaaatatcaaaatagacAAGGATTCAATTTTGGATGATATAAATGAAGATTACTTg gaaGATGGTCCTACTATTCATGAATTGGTGCATGATGATATTGGGCAAAATGATGTTTCTGAAGACCCACTAGAGCCCACTGAATTTGTGAATGTGGATTTTTCATCACCCCCCATTATTATAAATCATGTAGGTTCGAACACATTACCAACCCAATATCATGTTACAATGGAAGATGGTGAGGATGCAGAATGTG GTCAATCAATAATTGGGCAAGTAGTAAACAATGTAACCCCAATATCTCCAGGCACATCCAAGGTAAAGGCGAAACTTAATGGGACTAAGAATGTATCAAACACTAAAAACCTTTCATCATCAAACAGTTATATGAAACCAACAGCTGATTACAAATTGCCTGCGGATATATTCGCTAGTGATGATTCAGTTAGTGATACAGGCTTGGGTGTATCAGAAAATATTGATGGACTCAATGAAGCTCTTCTTAATGAAGCTGATCCTGTTGTATCAACATCAAAGGATAAAATGCTTGGAGGGATTGATATTAAAGTGGAAAGAATAAATGATTCTGTGCACAGAAACTCAGGGAAGAAAGCAAAAAAGGCAAAGGAAAATACTACACATATTAATTTAGCTGATATTAAGACTGAATTACAGGATGATTTTGATTGGAACAACATGACACTTGCGACAGTGAATAATATGAATAGGCTTCAGTCAGT GTACAAAAGAGATAACAACACTCAAAATCGGGAGGAAAATTCATCTCTCTTGGGAACAAATTCTAACAA GAATGACATTGATGATCATTTAGATACAATGCAAACAGATTTGGATTCAATAAGAGACCTGCTCAGGAGTGACTCCTACTCACTGGACTCGAATACATTGCTAGGA AATGGTGATACAAGTTTTCAACCCTCGATGTCGATCAGCCCAACATTCTACCAGCAGTTGCAAAATGGAAAt TTGTTCACTTCTGATGATCCATTCTACGGCTTGTCTTACAGCGCAAGTGAGGAAAGACCAAAACCGACCAATG CGATGAAGTTGAAGGGTGAAATATCGGACGTAAGTGGTTTCGAGAACCGCGTTCAGAGCCCCAGTCCTGAGGACGATgcta CCGAAGGGAATGAATTAATCTCGTATTCAGGGAATATTCCAGACTTAGAGGATATATCAATACCCGATTTGGATGGTGACAATTCTCAGGATGGCTGTTTGTCAGACGTCGATAGCTCTACGTTAAATACGCCCCATGTGCAGCTGCGGTCGCCGGTGTTCATGTTGAAAAAATGA
- the LOC126976764 gene encoding heat shock factor protein isoform X4, whose translation MRSVVEIGASVPAFLGKLWKLVNDSETNHLISWSSSGKTFVIKTQAEFARELLPLYYKHNNMASFIRQLNMYGFHKITSVENGGLRYEKDEIEFSHPCFMRGHAYLLEHIKRKIANPKSIVASSESGEKILLKPEIMNKVLADVKQMKGKQESLDAKFGAMKQENEALWREVAILRQKHIKQQQIVNNLIQFLMSLVQPTRASNSNGNNVGVKRPYQLMINNAAHNNKNDAYPGRIKNIKIDKDSILDDINEDYLEDGPTIHELVHDDIGQNDVSEDPLEPTEFVNVDFSSPPIIINHVGSNTLPTQYHVTMEDGEDAECGQSIIGQVVNNVTPISPGTSKVKAKLNGTKNVSNTKNLSSSNSYMKPTADYKLPADIFASDDSVSDTGLGVSENIDGLNEALLNEADPVVSTSKDKMLGGIDIKVERINDSVHRNSGKKAKKAKENTTHINLADIKTELQDDFDWNNMTLATVNNMNRLQSVYKRDNNTQNREENSSLLGTNSNKNDIDDHLDTMQTDLDSIRDLLRSDSYSLDSNTLLGNGDTSFQPSMSISPTFYQQLQNGNLFTSDDPFYGLSYSASEERPKPTNAEGNELISYSGNIPDLEDISIPDLDGDNSQDGCLSDVDSSTLNTPHVQLRSPVFMLKK comes from the exons ATGCGCTCTGTCGTTGAAATAGGGGCTAGTGTCCCTGCTTTTCTGGGGAAATTATGgaagctggtgaatgattcAGAAACCAATCACCTGATATCTTGGAGTTCT AGTGGAAAAACATTTGTTATTAAAACACAAGCTGAGTTTGCCAGAGAGCTATTACCcctttattataaacataacaatatgGCCAGTTTTATTAGGCAATTGAACATGTATGGATTTCACAAGATAACTTCTGTTGAAAATGGAGGACTCAGGTATGAAAAGGACGAAATTGAATTCTCCCATCCCTGCTTTATGAGGGGACATGCCTACCTGTTAGAACATATTAAAAGAAAGATTGCAAATCCAAAATCCATAGTGGCCAGCAGTGAGAGTGGTGAGAAAATCCTCTTAAAACCCGAGATTATGAATAAAGTTCTGGCAGACGTGAAACAAATGAAGGGCAAGCAGGAGAGCTTAGATGCCAAGTTTGGTGCAATGAAACAAGAGAATGAGGCGCTGTGGAGGGAGGTGGCTATTCTTAgacaaaaacatattaaacaaCAACAAATTGTGAACAat tTGATACAATTCTTGATGTCTCTTGTACAACCAACTAGAGCTTCGAACTCAAATGGTAACAATGTTGGAGTTAAGAGACCATACCAATTAATGATAAATAATGCagcacataataataaaaatgatgcaTACCCGGgcagaattaaaaatatcaaaatagacAAGGATTCAATTTTGGATGATATAAATGAAGATTACTTg gaaGATGGTCCTACTATTCATGAATTGGTGCATGATGATATTGGGCAAAATGATGTTTCTGAAGACCCACTAGAGCCCACTGAATTTGTGAATGTGGATTTTTCATCACCCCCCATTATTATAAATCATGTAGGTTCGAACACATTACCAACCCAATATCATGTTACAATGGAAGATGGTGAGGATGCAGAATGTG GTCAATCAATAATTGGGCAAGTAGTAAACAATGTAACCCCAATATCTCCAGGCACATCCAAGGTAAAGGCGAAACTTAATGGGACTAAGAATGTATCAAACACTAAAAACCTTTCATCATCAAACAGTTATATGAAACCAACAGCTGATTACAAATTGCCTGCGGATATATTCGCTAGTGATGATTCAGTTAGTGATACAGGCTTGGGTGTATCAGAAAATATTGATGGACTCAATGAAGCTCTTCTTAATGAAGCTGATCCTGTTGTATCAACATCAAAGGATAAAATGCTTGGAGGGATTGATATTAAAGTGGAAAGAATAAATGATTCTGTGCACAGAAACTCAGGGAAGAAAGCAAAAAAGGCAAAGGAAAATACTACACATATTAATTTAGCTGATATTAAGACTGAATTACAGGATGATTTTGATTGGAACAACATGACACTTGCGACAGTGAATAATATGAATAGGCTTCAGTCAGT GTACAAAAGAGATAACAACACTCAAAATCGGGAGGAAAATTCATCTCTCTTGGGAACAAATTCTAACAA GAATGACATTGATGATCATTTAGATACAATGCAAACAGATTTGGATTCAATAAGAGACCTGCTCAGGAGTGACTCCTACTCACTGGACTCGAATACATTGCTAGGA AATGGTGATACAAGTTTTCAACCCTCGATGTCGATCAGCCCAACATTCTACCAGCAGTTGCAAAATGGAAAt TTGTTCACTTCTGATGATCCATTCTACGGCTTGTCTTACAGCGCAAGTGAGGAAAGACCAAAACCGACCAATG CCGAAGGGAATGAATTAATCTCGTATTCAGGGAATATTCCAGACTTAGAGGATATATCAATACCCGATTTGGATGGTGACAATTCTCAGGATGGCTGTTTGTCAGACGTCGATAGCTCTACGTTAAATACGCCCCATGTGCAGCTGCGGTCGCCGGTGTTCATGTTGAAAAAATGA
- the LOC126976764 gene encoding heat shock factor protein isoform X3, with product MRSVVEIGASVPAFLGKLWKLVNDSETNHLISWSSSGKTFVIKTQAEFARELLPLYYKHNNMASFIRQLNMYGFHKITSVENGGLRYEKDEIEFSHPCFMRGHAYLLEHIKRKIANPKSIVASSESGEKILLKPEIMNKVLADVKQMKGKQESLDAKFGAMKQENEALWREVAILRQKHIKQQQIVNNLIQFLMSLVQPTRASNSNGNNVGVKRPYQLMINNAAHNNKNDAYPGRIKNIKIDKDSILDDINEDYLEDGPTIHELVHDDIGQNDVSEDPLEPTEFVNVDFSSPPIIINHVGSNTLPTQYHVTMEDGEDAECGQSIIGQVVNNVTPISPGTSKVKAKLNGTKNVSNTKNLSSSNSYMKPTADYKLPADIFASDDSVSDTGLGVSENIDGLNEALLNEADPVVSTSKDKMLGGIDIKVERINDSVHRNSGKKAKKAKENTTHINLADIKTELQDDFDWNNMTLATVNNMNRLQSVYKRDNNTQNREENSSLLGTNSNKNDIDDHLDTMQTDLDSIRDLLRSDSYSLDSNTLLGLFTSDDPFYGLSYSASEERPKPTNAMKLKGEISDVSGFENRVQSPSPEDDATEGNELISYSGNIPDLEDISIPDLDGDNSQDGCLSDVDSSTLNTPHVQLRSPVFMLKK from the exons ATGCGCTCTGTCGTTGAAATAGGGGCTAGTGTCCCTGCTTTTCTGGGGAAATTATGgaagctggtgaatgattcAGAAACCAATCACCTGATATCTTGGAGTTCT AGTGGAAAAACATTTGTTATTAAAACACAAGCTGAGTTTGCCAGAGAGCTATTACCcctttattataaacataacaatatgGCCAGTTTTATTAGGCAATTGAACATGTATGGATTTCACAAGATAACTTCTGTTGAAAATGGAGGACTCAGGTATGAAAAGGACGAAATTGAATTCTCCCATCCCTGCTTTATGAGGGGACATGCCTACCTGTTAGAACATATTAAAAGAAAGATTGCAAATCCAAAATCCATAGTGGCCAGCAGTGAGAGTGGTGAGAAAATCCTCTTAAAACCCGAGATTATGAATAAAGTTCTGGCAGACGTGAAACAAATGAAGGGCAAGCAGGAGAGCTTAGATGCCAAGTTTGGTGCAATGAAACAAGAGAATGAGGCGCTGTGGAGGGAGGTGGCTATTCTTAgacaaaaacatattaaacaaCAACAAATTGTGAACAat tTGATACAATTCTTGATGTCTCTTGTACAACCAACTAGAGCTTCGAACTCAAATGGTAACAATGTTGGAGTTAAGAGACCATACCAATTAATGATAAATAATGCagcacataataataaaaatgatgcaTACCCGGgcagaattaaaaatatcaaaatagacAAGGATTCAATTTTGGATGATATAAATGAAGATTACTTg gaaGATGGTCCTACTATTCATGAATTGGTGCATGATGATATTGGGCAAAATGATGTTTCTGAAGACCCACTAGAGCCCACTGAATTTGTGAATGTGGATTTTTCATCACCCCCCATTATTATAAATCATGTAGGTTCGAACACATTACCAACCCAATATCATGTTACAATGGAAGATGGTGAGGATGCAGAATGTG GTCAATCAATAATTGGGCAAGTAGTAAACAATGTAACCCCAATATCTCCAGGCACATCCAAGGTAAAGGCGAAACTTAATGGGACTAAGAATGTATCAAACACTAAAAACCTTTCATCATCAAACAGTTATATGAAACCAACAGCTGATTACAAATTGCCTGCGGATATATTCGCTAGTGATGATTCAGTTAGTGATACAGGCTTGGGTGTATCAGAAAATATTGATGGACTCAATGAAGCTCTTCTTAATGAAGCTGATCCTGTTGTATCAACATCAAAGGATAAAATGCTTGGAGGGATTGATATTAAAGTGGAAAGAATAAATGATTCTGTGCACAGAAACTCAGGGAAGAAAGCAAAAAAGGCAAAGGAAAATACTACACATATTAATTTAGCTGATATTAAGACTGAATTACAGGATGATTTTGATTGGAACAACATGACACTTGCGACAGTGAATAATATGAATAGGCTTCAGTCAGT GTACAAAAGAGATAACAACACTCAAAATCGGGAGGAAAATTCATCTCTCTTGGGAACAAATTCTAACAA GAATGACATTGATGATCATTTAGATACAATGCAAACAGATTTGGATTCAATAAGAGACCTGCTCAGGAGTGACTCCTACTCACTGGACTCGAATACATTGCTAGGA TTGTTCACTTCTGATGATCCATTCTACGGCTTGTCTTACAGCGCAAGTGAGGAAAGACCAAAACCGACCAATG CGATGAAGTTGAAGGGTGAAATATCGGACGTAAGTGGTTTCGAGAACCGCGTTCAGAGCCCCAGTCCTGAGGACGATgcta CCGAAGGGAATGAATTAATCTCGTATTCAGGGAATATTCCAGACTTAGAGGATATATCAATACCCGATTTGGATGGTGACAATTCTCAGGATGGCTGTTTGTCAGACGTCGATAGCTCTACGTTAAATACGCCCCATGTGCAGCTGCGGTCGCCGGTGTTCATGTTGAAAAAATGA
- the LOC126976764 gene encoding heat shock factor protein isoform X6, with amino-acid sequence MRSVVEIGASVPAFLGKLWKLVNDSETNHLISWSSSGKTFVIKTQAEFARELLPLYYKHNNMASFIRQLNMYGFHKITSVENGGLRYEKDEIEFSHPCFMRGHAYLLEHIKRKIANPKSIVASSESGEKILLKPEIMNKVLADVKQMKGKQESLDAKFGAMKQENEALWREVAILRQKHIKQQQIVNNLIQFLMSLVQPTRASNSNGNNVGVKRPYQLMINNAAHNNKNDAYPGRIKNIKIDKDSILDDINEDYLEDGPTIHELVHDDIGQNDVSEDPLEPTEFVNVDFSSPPIIINHVGSNTLPTQYHVTMEDGEDAECGQSIIGQVVNNVTPISPGTSKVKAKLNGTKNVSNTKNLSSSNSYMKPTADYKLPADIFASDDSVSDTGLGVSENIDGLNEALLNEADPVVSTSKDKMLGGIDIKVERINDSVHRNSGKKAKKAKENTTHINLADIKTELQDDFDWNNMTLATVNNMNRLQSVYKRDNNTQNREENSSLLGTNSNKNDIDDHLDTMQTDLDSIRDLLRSDSYSLDSNTLLGLFTSDDPFYGLSYSASEERPKPTNAEGNELISYSGNIPDLEDISIPDLDGDNSQDGCLSDVDSSTLNTPHVQLRSPVFMLKK; translated from the exons ATGCGCTCTGTCGTTGAAATAGGGGCTAGTGTCCCTGCTTTTCTGGGGAAATTATGgaagctggtgaatgattcAGAAACCAATCACCTGATATCTTGGAGTTCT AGTGGAAAAACATTTGTTATTAAAACACAAGCTGAGTTTGCCAGAGAGCTATTACCcctttattataaacataacaatatgGCCAGTTTTATTAGGCAATTGAACATGTATGGATTTCACAAGATAACTTCTGTTGAAAATGGAGGACTCAGGTATGAAAAGGACGAAATTGAATTCTCCCATCCCTGCTTTATGAGGGGACATGCCTACCTGTTAGAACATATTAAAAGAAAGATTGCAAATCCAAAATCCATAGTGGCCAGCAGTGAGAGTGGTGAGAAAATCCTCTTAAAACCCGAGATTATGAATAAAGTTCTGGCAGACGTGAAACAAATGAAGGGCAAGCAGGAGAGCTTAGATGCCAAGTTTGGTGCAATGAAACAAGAGAATGAGGCGCTGTGGAGGGAGGTGGCTATTCTTAgacaaaaacatattaaacaaCAACAAATTGTGAACAat tTGATACAATTCTTGATGTCTCTTGTACAACCAACTAGAGCTTCGAACTCAAATGGTAACAATGTTGGAGTTAAGAGACCATACCAATTAATGATAAATAATGCagcacataataataaaaatgatgcaTACCCGGgcagaattaaaaatatcaaaatagacAAGGATTCAATTTTGGATGATATAAATGAAGATTACTTg gaaGATGGTCCTACTATTCATGAATTGGTGCATGATGATATTGGGCAAAATGATGTTTCTGAAGACCCACTAGAGCCCACTGAATTTGTGAATGTGGATTTTTCATCACCCCCCATTATTATAAATCATGTAGGTTCGAACACATTACCAACCCAATATCATGTTACAATGGAAGATGGTGAGGATGCAGAATGTG GTCAATCAATAATTGGGCAAGTAGTAAACAATGTAACCCCAATATCTCCAGGCACATCCAAGGTAAAGGCGAAACTTAATGGGACTAAGAATGTATCAAACACTAAAAACCTTTCATCATCAAACAGTTATATGAAACCAACAGCTGATTACAAATTGCCTGCGGATATATTCGCTAGTGATGATTCAGTTAGTGATACAGGCTTGGGTGTATCAGAAAATATTGATGGACTCAATGAAGCTCTTCTTAATGAAGCTGATCCTGTTGTATCAACATCAAAGGATAAAATGCTTGGAGGGATTGATATTAAAGTGGAAAGAATAAATGATTCTGTGCACAGAAACTCAGGGAAGAAAGCAAAAAAGGCAAAGGAAAATACTACACATATTAATTTAGCTGATATTAAGACTGAATTACAGGATGATTTTGATTGGAACAACATGACACTTGCGACAGTGAATAATATGAATAGGCTTCAGTCAGT GTACAAAAGAGATAACAACACTCAAAATCGGGAGGAAAATTCATCTCTCTTGGGAACAAATTCTAACAA GAATGACATTGATGATCATTTAGATACAATGCAAACAGATTTGGATTCAATAAGAGACCTGCTCAGGAGTGACTCCTACTCACTGGACTCGAATACATTGCTAGGA TTGTTCACTTCTGATGATCCATTCTACGGCTTGTCTTACAGCGCAAGTGAGGAAAGACCAAAACCGACCAATG CCGAAGGGAATGAATTAATCTCGTATTCAGGGAATATTCCAGACTTAGAGGATATATCAATACCCGATTTGGATGGTGACAATTCTCAGGATGGCTGTTTGTCAGACGTCGATAGCTCTACGTTAAATACGCCCCATGTGCAGCTGCGGTCGCCGGTGTTCATGTTGAAAAAATGA
- the LOC126976764 gene encoding heat shock factor protein 2 isoform X2, translated as MRSVVEIGASVPAFLGKLWKLVNDSETNHLISWSSSGKTFVIKTQAEFARELLPLYYKHNNMASFIRQLNMYGFHKITSVENGGLRYEKDEIEFSHPCFMRGHAYLLEHIKRKIANPKSIVASSESGEKILLKPEIMNKVLADVKQMKGKQESLDAKFGAMKQENEALWREVAILRQKHIKQQQIVNNLIQFLMSLVQPTRASNSNGNNVGVKRPYQLMINNAAHNNKNDAYPGRIKNIKIDKDSILDDINEDYLEDGPTIHELVHDDIGQNDVSEDPLEPTEFVNVDFSSPPIIINHVGSNTLPTQYHVTMEDGEDAECGQSIIGQVVNNVTPISPGTSKVKAKLNGTKNVSNTKNLSSSNSYMKPTADYKLPADIFASDDSVSDTGLGVSENIDGLNEALLNEADPVVSTSKDKMLGGIDIKVERINDSVHRNSGKKAKKAKENTTHINLADIKTELQDDFDWNNMTLATVNNMNRLQSVNDIDDHLDTMQTDLDSIRDLLRSDSYSLDSNTLLGNGDTSFQPSMSISPTFYQQLQNGNLFTSDDPFYGLSYSASEERPKPTNAMKLKGEISDVSGFENRVQSPSPEDDATEGNELISYSGNIPDLEDISIPDLDGDNSQDGCLSDVDSSTLNTPHVQLRSPVFMLKK; from the exons ATGCGCTCTGTCGTTGAAATAGGGGCTAGTGTCCCTGCTTTTCTGGGGAAATTATGgaagctggtgaatgattcAGAAACCAATCACCTGATATCTTGGAGTTCT AGTGGAAAAACATTTGTTATTAAAACACAAGCTGAGTTTGCCAGAGAGCTATTACCcctttattataaacataacaatatgGCCAGTTTTATTAGGCAATTGAACATGTATGGATTTCACAAGATAACTTCTGTTGAAAATGGAGGACTCAGGTATGAAAAGGACGAAATTGAATTCTCCCATCCCTGCTTTATGAGGGGACATGCCTACCTGTTAGAACATATTAAAAGAAAGATTGCAAATCCAAAATCCATAGTGGCCAGCAGTGAGAGTGGTGAGAAAATCCTCTTAAAACCCGAGATTATGAATAAAGTTCTGGCAGACGTGAAACAAATGAAGGGCAAGCAGGAGAGCTTAGATGCCAAGTTTGGTGCAATGAAACAAGAGAATGAGGCGCTGTGGAGGGAGGTGGCTATTCTTAgacaaaaacatattaaacaaCAACAAATTGTGAACAat tTGATACAATTCTTGATGTCTCTTGTACAACCAACTAGAGCTTCGAACTCAAATGGTAACAATGTTGGAGTTAAGAGACCATACCAATTAATGATAAATAATGCagcacataataataaaaatgatgcaTACCCGGgcagaattaaaaatatcaaaatagacAAGGATTCAATTTTGGATGATATAAATGAAGATTACTTg gaaGATGGTCCTACTATTCATGAATTGGTGCATGATGATATTGGGCAAAATGATGTTTCTGAAGACCCACTAGAGCCCACTGAATTTGTGAATGTGGATTTTTCATCACCCCCCATTATTATAAATCATGTAGGTTCGAACACATTACCAACCCAATATCATGTTACAATGGAAGATGGTGAGGATGCAGAATGTG GTCAATCAATAATTGGGCAAGTAGTAAACAATGTAACCCCAATATCTCCAGGCACATCCAAGGTAAAGGCGAAACTTAATGGGACTAAGAATGTATCAAACACTAAAAACCTTTCATCATCAAACAGTTATATGAAACCAACAGCTGATTACAAATTGCCTGCGGATATATTCGCTAGTGATGATTCAGTTAGTGATACAGGCTTGGGTGTATCAGAAAATATTGATGGACTCAATGAAGCTCTTCTTAATGAAGCTGATCCTGTTGTATCAACATCAAAGGATAAAATGCTTGGAGGGATTGATATTAAAGTGGAAAGAATAAATGATTCTGTGCACAGAAACTCAGGGAAGAAAGCAAAAAAGGCAAAGGAAAATACTACACATATTAATTTAGCTGATATTAAGACTGAATTACAGGATGATTTTGATTGGAACAACATGACACTTGCGACAGTGAATAATATGAATAGGCTTCAGTCAGT GAATGACATTGATGATCATTTAGATACAATGCAAACAGATTTGGATTCAATAAGAGACCTGCTCAGGAGTGACTCCTACTCACTGGACTCGAATACATTGCTAGGA AATGGTGATACAAGTTTTCAACCCTCGATGTCGATCAGCCCAACATTCTACCAGCAGTTGCAAAATGGAAAt TTGTTCACTTCTGATGATCCATTCTACGGCTTGTCTTACAGCGCAAGTGAGGAAAGACCAAAACCGACCAATG CGATGAAGTTGAAGGGTGAAATATCGGACGTAAGTGGTTTCGAGAACCGCGTTCAGAGCCCCAGTCCTGAGGACGATgcta CCGAAGGGAATGAATTAATCTCGTATTCAGGGAATATTCCAGACTTAGAGGATATATCAATACCCGATTTGGATGGTGACAATTCTCAGGATGGCTGTTTGTCAGACGTCGATAGCTCTACGTTAAATACGCCCCATGTGCAGCTGCGGTCGCCGGTGTTCATGTTGAAAAAATGA